The following proteins are co-located in the Heliorestis convoluta genome:
- the cdaA gene encoding diadenylate cyclase CdaA — translation MFPPAFEQFDILSVIDILLVAYIIYRLTLFIKGTRAVQLLKGFGVLIIASYLSEALNLTTLSWILKQAWTALIVALPIVFQPELRRTLEQLGRGKLFRASVPIMGEEDRSQLIGEVVRAIGILTKNKIGALLIFERQTGVNDVIETGTKIDGKVSAEFLVNIFIPNTPLHDGAVVIQGDRVAAAGCYLPLTDNPDVSKEMGTRHRAGIGITEQSDAVSVIVSEETGTISVAIDGIITRHLDETTLSARLEELLQPKNSNSRPFWQWRSGR, via the coding sequence TTGTTTCCGCCAGCCTTTGAACAGTTTGATATTTTGTCAGTCATTGATATTCTCTTGGTAGCTTATATTATCTATCGACTCACCTTATTTATAAAAGGCACCCGGGCTGTACAACTGCTCAAAGGTTTTGGTGTGCTCATTATCGCCTCCTACTTAAGCGAAGCTTTGAATCTTACTACTTTGAGCTGGATCTTAAAGCAAGCTTGGACAGCTTTGATCGTAGCTTTGCCGATTGTCTTTCAACCGGAATTGCGACGCACTCTGGAACAGCTTGGAAGAGGGAAGCTTTTTCGCGCTTCGGTCCCTATTATGGGAGAAGAAGATCGAAGCCAATTAATTGGAGAAGTTGTCCGAGCCATTGGCATATTAACGAAAAACAAAATCGGCGCTTTGCTTATTTTTGAGCGCCAGACTGGTGTCAACGATGTTATTGAGACAGGGACGAAGATCGACGGTAAAGTATCGGCTGAATTTTTGGTTAACATCTTTATCCCCAACACGCCTTTGCACGATGGCGCTGTTGTCATTCAAGGCGATCGCGTCGCCGCCGCAGGCTGTTATCTCCCTTTGACGGACAACCCTGACGTATCGAAAGAGATGGGCACTCGTCACCGTGCTGGTATAGGAATCACCGAGCAGAGCGATGCTGTTTCAGTCATTGTCTCTGAAGAGACAGGCACCATTTCTGTGGCTATCGATGGTATCATTACACGCCATCTCGATGAGACGACCTTATCAGCACGACTGGAAGAACTGCTGCAACCGAAAAACAGCAACAGCCGACCCTTTTGGCAATGGAGGAGTGGTCGATAG
- a CDS encoding CdaR family protein, which translates to MDIAAEARKNWVYKIAAISLAILLWIYVQAEHQGTQVLTIPLEVEGMQAGLVIEPELPRVVELRVRGPRATLQNLSAKDFQASLSMSDIELGAVQRTIQVNSPPNIQVISYTPSELDINVDILENRSLPVQYELKGTVPAGYFMRDPVLQPAEVIISGPRERVRAVQRATIEIPIASTETFSQKIPVRLVETGANRTIGDIRISPQSIDVTVPIVEELASKSVPIEPQLSGAPAKGLRITGTRVEPANLTITAGSERIKDIESLRTLPIDINEIKGEVTREVNLMIPTGVQTQNGISRVKVTVLVEGQLEEARPAPTTPIGPPAGQGPTTPIEPQNPPENGEPAPAEGLDEEF; encoded by the coding sequence ATGGATATTGCAGCAGAAGCTCGTAAAAACTGGGTATACAAAATCGCCGCCATCAGTCTCGCCATCTTACTCTGGATCTATGTACAAGCAGAGCACCAAGGAACGCAAGTTCTGACCATTCCTTTAGAAGTAGAGGGCATGCAAGCGGGGCTCGTCATAGAACCAGAACTTCCTCGTGTCGTCGAACTGCGTGTTCGTGGTCCGCGAGCGACCTTACAGAACCTTTCCGCGAAAGACTTTCAAGCCTCTTTATCCATGAGCGACATAGAGCTAGGGGCCGTTCAACGGACCATTCAAGTTAACTCACCGCCAAACATTCAAGTCATCAGTTACACACCCTCAGAGTTAGATATCAACGTCGATATATTAGAAAATCGATCTTTGCCTGTGCAGTATGAGCTAAAAGGAACGGTGCCGGCTGGTTACTTTATGCGAGATCCTGTTTTACAGCCTGCAGAAGTCATTATTAGTGGGCCTCGAGAACGAGTTCGCGCTGTCCAGAGAGCAACCATAGAAATTCCAATTGCATCTACAGAAACTTTTAGTCAAAAAATCCCCGTACGACTCGTTGAGACAGGTGCCAACCGCACCATCGGTGATATTCGGATTTCACCACAATCCATTGACGTAACTGTCCCAATTGTAGAAGAATTGGCTAGCAAAAGCGTTCCCATTGAACCTCAACTTTCAGGAGCACCCGCCAAAGGTCTTCGGATTACAGGGACTCGTGTAGAGCCTGCCAACCTTACAATAACAGCAGGTTCAGAGCGTATCAAAGACATTGAGAGCTTGCGTACCCTACCGATTGACATTAACGAGATCAAAGGCGAAGTGACGCGAGAAGTCAACCTCATGATCCCCACAGGCGTACAGACTCAAAACGGTATCAGCCGCGTTAAAGTGACTGTTCTCGTAGAAGGCCAACTAGAAGAAGCCAGGCCTGCACCCACAACACCAATAGGACCACCAGCCGGACAAGGGCCCACAACACCTATAGAG